One Methylorubrum extorquens genomic window, AGGCCGCCGCGCGGATTGGCGATGTGGTGAACCTCATCGCCAGCATCGCCAGCCAGACCAATCTGCTCGCGCTCAACGCCACCATCGAGGCGGCGCGGGCCGGGGAGGCCGGACGCGGCTTTGCCGTCGTCGCGAGCGAGGTGAAGGAACTCGCCGCGCAGACCTCGCGGGCGACGGAGGAGATTTCCGGGCAGATCGCGCAGATCCAGGGCGCCACCGGTCAGGCGGTGACGGCGATCGGCAGCATCACCGGGCGCATCCGCGAGATCAACGCGGTGGCGGCGACCATCGCTGCGGCCGTGGAGGAGCAGGGGGCCGCGACCCAGGAGATCGTGCGCAACGTCTCCCAGGCGGCCGTGGGCGCGGGGGAAGTGACGAGCAACATTGCGGGCGTGGCGCAGGCGTCGGAGGAAACCGGAGCCGCCGCCACGCAGGTTCTGGCCTCGGCCTCGGAGCTGTCGCGGCAATCCGAGCACCTGCGGGCGGAGGTCGCGCACTTCCTCGCGACGGTGCGCGCGGCCTAAACCGGGCCTCGTGCGAATTGAAAAGGGGACGCCTCCACGGCGTCCCCCTTTTTTGGTCGAGCGGGTTTCGAATGGGGTCGCCGAAGGCCGGCAACCGCGATCGGGAGTGCGCCTCAGCCCGGTACCTTCTTATGGGACACGGCGGCGGCAACGTCGTCGGGCCGGACCTCGTCGCCGGTCACAGCACCGGAAAGCGCCGCGGCGTGAAGGGCCAGTACGGGCACGAAGACGAGCGCCATCATCAGCGCCACCACGAGCACCACGCTGCCGCTACCGCCGGATTTCGCCGAACGAAAGCGCGCACGGCGGGAAATGACATTGGAGTCAATCATGGCTCACCTCTTGTCGGACCAGCCGCCAGGGCCGGTCGCGGGTGAGCCGGATCAGACGATCAGGCGCGGAACACGCGGGTGGCCGAAGGCGGCGTGGTCGATCGACTACTGTCGTCGGGCATTGGGGTCGGAAGTTCCTGTGGAGCCGCGCATCGCGCGCACGGCGACGATAAGCAGACAACGCGCGCTTGCAGGATCAGTTCGATCCCGTCAAGTCCGAACGTCGTTGCGCGCTGTGAATGGCTGCCGTCGTCGCGTTTCGACATCATCAGCGATCGGTGGCGGACCCGCGCGAACGCGTGCGGTGCCGCTCGCAATGGGACACCATGTCGAACGATACGATCATCTGGACACAAGGCGGGATCGCCGAGGTGCCCCTGCAGCGCTTCACCGGCCGCGTCGGCGCGATCGAGGTCGCCACCGTCGAGTATGACGGGTCGAACCGCCTCTGGACGTGGTGGAGCCCGCTTGCCGAGGACATCTGGGGCCACGCGCAGGAGCCGGACGGAGCCAAGCAGGCCGCCGAACTCTGGTTGCGCAACTGGCTCGAGAATTTCCGGCCCTTCTTCGAGGCGGGCCGCTGACCGCATCAGGCGGCGACCGGCGCCGCGTCCCGGCTGCGCCACATGTAGCGGGCGAGGATCGAGCGGTACGGCGCGAACTGCGCGGCCACCGCGACCGTATCGTCATCCCCCGCGAGCCGCCGCAGGACGCCAACCGCGGCCACGTCGCCGACGGGCCAGATATCCGGGTCGAGAAAGTGGAAGATGCCGGCCATGTCGGCGGTCCACGGCCCGACCCCGCGGATGCGGCGCAAAACCGCCGAGCGCGCGGCATGCGGTAGGGTTGCGAGTTCCGGGCCGAGCCGGCCGGCCTCCTCCGCCTCGCGGATGGCGTGGAGCGCCCGCACCTTGTTCGCCGAGACGCCGCAGCCGCGCAGCAGGGCCTCGGTGCCCGGAACGAACAGATCGCGCGGTGTGCCATCCTGTGCCGCGGCGGCCGCCTCGATCCGCGTCCAGATCGAGAGGGCGGCCTTGGTCGAGAGCTGCTGGTTGACGACCTCGACGAACAGACGCTCGGCCAGGCTGGCATGCGCGGGCGGCGCGATCTCGATCGGACCGATTGCCGCGATCGCGGCCCGCAACGGTGCCGCGACCGTGGCGGCCGTTCCAAGCATTCTTTCGTAGATATCCGCGTCGAGCATCTTCTTCCTGGGGCGACGATGACCACCGCCGGAAAACGCCCGGCACCGTCCGCCGCTCCGCTTTGTCGAATCCGCGTTTGATCCGCAGCGGCCGCGCAGTTCCTTGTTCAGAAGCGCGTGGTGAGCGCCGTCAGCCAATCCGGTGAGGCATCGACCAGCGTGGTTTCGAGAGCCCGATCATAGCCCGCCAAAATCAGGGCGCCGGTGACGATCAGGATCACGCCCAGCGTGAGCTTGAGCCCCTTGCCGACGTCCATCATCCGCGCGCGCCAGCGAATCAGCACCTCGCGCGACAGCATCCCGAGGGCGACAAGGGGGAGGGCGGCCCCGAGGCCGAACACCAGCATGGTGACTGCGACGCCGCCGAGGTTGCGCCCCTGGGCGGCCAGCAGGGAGGCCGCGCCGAGGGTCGGGCCGACGCAGGGACTCCACACGGCGCCGAGAAGGAGGCCGACGGCGAACTGGCCTGCCAGCCCGGCGGTCGAAACCCCACCGAACTTCCCCTCGGCCCAATTGCTCAACGGCCCGGCCGCAACGGCGAACCGATTCTGCGCCGCCGGTACGATCAGGACGAGGCCGAGCAGCACCAGCAATACCGCCCCGATGGCGCGAAACCGGTCGCCGTCGAGGCCGATCGCGAAGCCGATCGTTGCGATGAACAAGCCGATCGCGACGAACGAGAGTGCCAGACCGGCGGCGAGCGCCACGGCCCCGAGCCGGTGCTCCGCGACCGCCGCGCCCAGCACCAGCGGAAGCAGCGGCAACACGCAGGGCGACAGCACCGAGAGGAGGCCGGCAAGGAAGGCGAAGCCGAGATGGCTGGCCATGGGACGCCTCGAAACCCTTTTTCGGGATGCCCGCGGTTACACGCCGGTCGGATTGCTTCGGCCTGGTGGCCTCGTCTCCCGGCTTTCTCTACAGGCGAACGCCGTGCCTTGCATCGGCCGGGCGCGTTCCCTCGGTGCCGCATCCGAGGCGGCCCTCTTTCTTCGCCGCCATGCCGTTCCGAGCGCCCGCGAGCCTCTCCGGCATGCGGCCCTCTCCCATATGACGGCGGTCAGCCGTGCCCGTGCGTCGGCAGGGACGCGTTTCCCCGGATCAGCTCTCGGCCCGCATAGATGCCGCCCACGACCTGGAGGTCGAGGCGCTCCGCGTCGCGCCGACGGACCTCGGCCATGATCTCACCGGCCGCGTCCGGGTCGGCCCCGATCGTCACCAAGGCCTGCTCACCCAGGGCGAAGGCCGACTCGAGCGTCTCGCGCATCTGGTAGGCGACGCCCGCCTCGATCAGCTCCACCGCGTGCTCCCGGTCACGGGCGCGCGCCAGGACCGGAACCAGCGGAAACTCCGCCTTCGCCAGTTCCGCGATGCGCTTGGCCATGGCGCGGTCGTCGATGCAGATCAGGATCGCGCGCGCCGTCGCGGCGCCAGCCGCGCGCAGGATGTCGAGCCGGGCGCCATCGCCGTAATAGACCTTGAAACCGAACCCCTCGGCGAGGCGGATATTGTCGGCGTTGGTGTCGATGATCGAGACCGAGCAGCCGCGGGAGATCAGCGGCTGGCTGACGATCTGCCCGAACCGGCCGAACCCGACGATCAGGGCGCTGCCGACGAGATCTTCCGGCGCCTCGACGCCGTCCGTGGACGCGGTGGCCTTCGGTCCGAGGCGATCGAAAGCGATGACGGTCAGCGGCGTGATCGCCATCGACAGGATGACGGTGGCCGTGAGGATCGCGTTGGTCGTGCCGTCGATGATCCCGGCACTCGCTGCCGCCGCGTAGAGCACGAAGGCGAACTCGCCGCCCTGCGCCATCAGGGCCGTCCGCTCCAGCGCCTCGGCGTGTTGGGTCCGCAGGGCGCGGGCGACTCCGTAGATGACGACGCTTTTGACCGCCATGTAGGCGGCCACGCTCATGAGGATCAGGCCCCAGTTCGCGGCGATCACCGCCAGATCGAGGGACATCCCGACGCCGAGGAAGAACAGGCCGAGCAGGATGCCGCGGAACGGCTCGACATCGGCCTCCAACTGGTGGCGGAAGCTCGATTCCGAGAGCAGCACGCCGGCGAGGAAGGCCCCCATCGCCATGGAGAGGCCGCCGAGCTGCATCGCCAGCGCCGAGCCGAGCACGACGAGCAGCGCCGCTGCGGTCATGACCTCCCGCGCCTTGGCCGCCGCCAGCAGGCGGAACAGCGGGTTGAGCAGCCAGCGGCCCGCGGCAACGAGCGCGGCGACGGAAGCCAGGGCGATGGCGACGGCGATGGCGCGCTCGGTCCCGCTCGTCTCGGCGCCGCCGGGCGCGAGCAGCGCGACGGCGGCCAGCAACGGCACGATGGCGAGATCTTCGAGCAGCAGGATGGCGACGATCCGCTGGCCCTTCGGCGTCGAGAGCGAGCCGCGTTCTTCGAGGAGCTGCATGACGATGGCGGTCGAGGTGAGCACGAAGCCGGTGCCGGCCACGAAGGCCACGACGACCGGAAACCCCATGGCGACGCCGACGAGCGTAAGGGCGGCGATGCAGGCGCCGACCTGCGCGAGGCCGAGACCGAAGATCTCGCGGCGCATGCCCCAGAGCCGCGAGGGCTCCATCTCCAATCCGATGATGAAGAGGAACATCACGACGCCGAGTTCGGCCACGTGAAGGATCGCGTGGGCGTCGTTGAACAGGCCGACGCCGAACGGCCCGATGGCCAGCCCCGCCACGAGGTAGCCGAGGACGGAGCCGAGTCCGAGCCGCTTGAACAGGGGAACGGCCACGACGCCCGCGGCGAGGAGCGAGACGACCTGAACGAGTTCGCTCGCGGCCCCGGATGCTTCGATAGCCATGGCGTGATCGAACCTCTGGACGGGTTGGAAGGCGCCGGTCAGGCGCAGGCAGGACAGAGCGGGGGGACCGGGGGAGCGCCGCCCTCGGTGGGACCGGCGCGCCGTCGCTCACGGATAGCGGACGGGCGGGGGATCCTCGGGCAGGGGGATGAACTCGGCGTCGTTGGGCACCGTGTCGAAGCGGCCCTGGCGCCAATCCTCCTTAGCCTGGGCGATCCGCTCCGGCCGCGAGGAGACGAAGTTCCACCAGAGGTGCCGCGGCCCGTCCATCGGCTCGCCGCCCAGAACCATGAACCGCGCGGCCTCCGTCGCGCGCACGCTAATGCGGTCGCCGGGCCGGAACACCAGGAGTTGGCCGGGGCCGAAACCGTCGCCGGCAATCTCGATCGCGCCCGCAACCGTGTAGATCGCCCGCTCGTCGTAGGTCGGATCGAGCGGAAGGGCGGCGCCCGCTTCCAGCATCACGTCGGCATAAACCATCGGGCTTGAGGTGCGCACCGGCGAACGCGCGCCGAAGGCTTCGCCTGCGATCAGCCTCACGGTCTTGCCCTCGCCGGTGAGGACCGGAAGCGCGGCGGCCTCGTAATGCTCGAAGGCCGGGGCGTTCTCCTCGTCGCGGGCCGACAGGGCGACCCAGCTCTGGATGCCGAACAGTCGAGAGCCGGTCTGGCGCAGAGTCGGAGCGGTGCGCTCCGAATGGGTGATGCCGCGCCCGGCCGTCATCCAATTCAGTTCGCCCGGCCGGATCGGCAGCTCGGTGCCCAGGCTGTCGCGATGCATAATCTCGCCGTCGAACAGGTACGTGACGGTCGAGAGGCCGATATGCGGGTGCGGACGGACGTCCATACCCTGGCCGAGCAGGAACTCGGACGGGCCCATCTGGTCGAAGAAGATGAACGGGCCGACCATCCGGCACTCGGTCGAGGGGAGGGCACGGCGCACGGCAAACGAGCCGAGATCGCGCGAGCGCGGCACGATCAGGGTCCGGATCGCGTCGCAACTGAAATGATCGCCCGGGATCGGATCATCCGCACTGTGCCAGCTCACCGCTCTTCTCCCTCGTTGGCCCAGACCGACAGCCGCGCACGTATCGGGAAGCGTGTCCGCCGTCGCGTCGCCCCACATCCTGTGACGGCGTGCCGCCGAAAGCATTATGGAATGAGTGAGTGGGAACGAGAATGGAAACTGGGGAAACGTATCGTTTCCAAAAGTACCGTTCGCGCTTGCGCAGCGGTATCGCGGAAGCATCCGCCGGACTGCATTCGTCTGTGCTTTTCCGGAGGATCGAGCGGCTTCGCGAGGTGGCCGGTGAGGATGAAGTCGTCTCGGAAAAAGGGCAGCACCTCACGCGCAAAGACGTCGCCGCGCCGGCCCAGCGTTTTTGTCAAATTCGTGGAACAGCACAGCGGTGCCGATCTGGGCGTTGCGAACTGTGCATTGGCATCGGCGAGCCTTCACGCCGCCCTTCAGATCTTGTCCGGGCTCTCTTCCGCGTGATCCACGAGCACGACCTTCGCAGAGATGCCCTTCGATGCAACCAGCCTATCTACTTTCGCGCTCAGGTGTCTCTTCTGACAACGAGCGTAAGGCGCGATGGATGGGGTCGCCGGTCAGTCGCATCTGCGGCCTAGGGATCTCACTATGGGAGATGTCCCGAACGAAGTGGTGCCTGCGAGGGGAATGGCGCGCCCTGCGGGAATCGAACCCGCCTTTTCAGCGTGAAAGGCTGACGTCCTAACCGATAGACGAAGGGCGCTGTCTGGCGGCGACCGGTCTATAGTCGGGTTCGTCGCCGACGGCAACGGCTTTGCCGCATGATTCCGCGACTTGACGCGGAGCGGTCCCATCGGCTTCTCGGACATCCGATCCGCCGCATCCTTTTCCTGCCCTGAAAGACCCGCCCATGACCCCGCCGCGCGACCGCCCGGCCAAGCCGTACGGCTTCCGGCCCCGCCCGCGAACCCAGCCTCCGGGACCGGCCGCGCGGGAGGGGAGGGACCATGTCGTGCTCTATGGCTGGCACCCCGTCTCGCAGGCCTTGGCCAATGCGGGCCGCCACTTCCATCGGCTGCTCGCCACGGAGAATGCGCTGGCGCGCCTGAAAGAGGCCGGCGTCGAACTGCCGATCGAGCCGGAGATGGTCCGCCCGAGCGCCATCGACCGGCTGCTCGGTCCGGACGCGGTGCATCAGGGCCTCTACGCGGAGGCCGAGCCGCTGGCTGCTCCCGCGCTCGACGCGATGCCGGACGACGCGCTGCTGCTCGCCCTCGATCAGATCACGGATCCGCACAATGTCGGCGCCATCGTCCGGACGGCGGCTGCGTTCGGGGTCACCGCCATCGTCACCACCGCGCGCCATTCGCCGAATGCCACGGGCGTGCTGGCGAAATCCGCGTCCGGCGGCCTGGAGCACGTCCCGCTGGTGATCGTGCGCAACCTGGCCGAGGCGCTGATCACGCTCGGTGAACGCGGTTTCACTCGGATCGGTCTCGATTCGGATGCCGGCACGACCCTCGAAGCGGTCGGCCCCCGCCGTCCGGCGGTTCTCGTGCTCGGGGCCGAGGGCAAGGGACTGCGCCAGCGCACCACCGAATGCTGCGACGTCCTAGTGCGCATCGAAGCGGCCGGCGCCATCCGCAGCCTCAACGTCTCGAATGCAGCGGCGATCACGCTCTACGCGCTGACGCGTTCGACCGGGACGCCAGCCTGAAACGTGACGCCCGGCGCCGGATGGCGCCGGGCGTCATCCGGAGACCGACACGCTCCGGCCCGGTCGCGACAAGATCCCGGGCGAATCGTATCCGCCCGAACTCAACTCTCGCGGTGGCGTTCGCGTCCGAGACCCCGGCATTCCAAGACGTTTCAAGACGTTGCGTCGCGCACGCGGATCCGGTATCGCTCGCACCGATTTCCTCATCGATACCGTCAGGATCCGGGCTTTCTCGCTCGGCGGACGCATCGCCGGGGGGATCGAGCCCTCGACCATCGCTTTCAGCATGCGTCGGCCCTCCGAGAGGAGGCGAGCCCGGCCGGATCGTCCATCCGGCGGGCGGCGGTGACGGGGGTCCTTTGCAACACGAGCCGCCGACGCAGGCCTCACGAAATGGGGCCATTCAGGAGAAAGAATGTCAGCTGGTCTGAACGCAAGCTCTTCGGCCCGCGAGGATTTCGCGGCCCTGCTCGAGGAATCCTTCCTCCAGCATGAGATCACCGAAGGTTCGGTCGTCAAGGGCACTGTCGTCGGCATCGAGAAAGATGTCGCCGTCATCGATATCGGTGCCAAGACCGAGGGGCGCGTCCCCCTCAAGGAATTTACCGGCCCGGGCCGCGAGGGCGAGCTCAAGGTTGGCGACGAGGTCGAGGTTTACGTCGACCGCATCGAGAACGCGCTGGGCGAGGCCGTCATCTCGCGCGACAAGGCGCGCCGCGAGGAGTCTTGGGTCAAGCTCGAAAAGGCCTTCGAGGCCAACGAGCGCGTCACCGGCACGATCTTCAACCAGGTCAAGGGCGGCTACACCGTCGATCTCGACGGCGCCGTGGCGTTCCTGCCGCGCTCCCAGGTCGATATCCGCCCGGTGCGCGACGTGACCCCGCTGCTCGGCACGCCCCAGCCGTTCCAGATCCTCAAGATGGATCGCCGCCGCGGCAACATCGTCGTGTCGCGCCGCACCGTGCTCGAAGAGAGCCGCGCCGAGCAGCGCTCGGAGCTGGTGGCCAACCTTGAGGAAGGTCAGGTCATCGACGGCGTCGTCAAGAACATCACCGAGTACGGCGCGTTCGTCGATCTCGGCGGGATCGACGGCCTGCTGCACGTCACCGACATGGCATGGCGCCGCGTGAACCACCCGTCCGAGGTCGTGACCATCGGCCAGACGGTCAAGGTCAAGATCATCAAGATCAACCACGAGACGCACCGCATCTCGCTCGGCATCAAGCAGCTCCTGGCCGATCCGTGGGAGGGCATCGCCGCCCGTTACCCCGAGGAAGCCAAGCTCAAGGGCCGCGTGACCAACATCACCGATTACGGCGCCTTCGTGGAGCTGGAGCCGGGGATCGAGGGCCTGATCCACGTCTCCGAGATGAGCTGGACCAAGAAGAACGTCCATCCGGGCAAGATCGTCTCCACCTCCCAGGAGGTCGAGGTGCAGATCCTGGAAGTCGATTCGGTCAAGCGCCGCATCTCGCTCGGCCTCAAGCAGACCCTGCAGAACCCGTGGGATGCTTTCGCGGAGAAGCACCCGGTCGGTTCCGAGGTCGAGGGCGAGGTCAAGAACAAGACCGAGTTCGGCCTGTTCATCGGCCTCGAAGGCGATGTCGACGGCATGGTCCACCTGTCGGATCTCGACTGGAACCGTCCCGGCGAGCAGGTCATCGAGGAGTTCAAGAAGGGCGACATGGTGCGTGCCCAGGTTCTCGACGTCGATGTCGAGAAGGAGCGCATCTCGCTCGGCGTGAAGCAGCTCGGCGGCGATCCCTTCGCCGAAGCCGGCGAGGTCAAGAAGGGCCAGATCGTCACCTGCGAGGTCGTCGAGGTGAAGGATTCCGGTCTGGAGGTGAAGCTCGTCGACACCGACATGCAGACCTTCATCCGCCGCGCCGAACTCGCCCGTGACCGTGGCGACCAGCGTCCCGAGCGTTTCGCCGCCGGCGAGAAGTTCGACGCCCGCGTCATCCAGTTCGATCGCAAGGCCCGCCGCGTGCAGGTCTCGATCAAGGCTCTGGAAGTCGCTGAAGAGAAGGAAGCGATGGCCCAGTTCGGCTCCGCCGATTCGGGCGCCTCGCTCGGCGACATCCTCGGTGCCGCCTTCAACAAGAAGAAGGGTGGCGACGAGGAGTAATCCTCGCTGCCTTCCGATAATGCCTCGGGGCCGGCTCTGCCGGCCCCGAACTTTTTTGGGTTCTGTTTTCGAATCGTCCCGAAGCGAGTGCGATGACAAACCGCCTCTCGAGCTTGGGCGCCAGCCTGAGATGGTTGAGGGGCAGGCGCCCCGGACGCCGTTCCGACGCGCTCCCATCCCATTTCGACTCCGATCTTTATCTCGACCTCAACGCCGATGTGGCGATGGCGGTCGAAGCCGGCCTCGTCGCCTCGGCGGAAGAGCATTACAGCGTCTTCGGTCGCCGTGAGGGCCGTCCATTCGAGGTCCCGTCCGCGACGGACGAACTCGGCGGCGGAATCGCCGGGCCGTGGACCTACCGATACCCCTACCGCACTTGGCCCGAGATGCAGGCCATCGCCTTCGCCGTGCCTCGGCCCGGCCCTGAGGACGATGCCATCGCGCGACGCCTCATCGCCGCCTGGCAATCTGGTGCCGGGCGCGCCCCGGTCCAGGCCGACAGCGAGGGCATGTGGGCGGCCCGGAGCCGGGGCTTTCCCGATTTTCATCATGCCCTGCAGAACGGCGATGCCGCGGCGCTCGCCGGCCTGCTGAACAACCTGTTCCAGTCCCATCTCGCGCACGGCATCGCCATGGGGCGCACGATGGCGACGCTGGCGCGCCACGCGCCGACGCCGTTCGCCGCAAGCTGGTTTGACCGGCTGCTGAGGCTCTCGGAGGCGGTCGGTCTCGCCCCGATCCGCTCACCCGAGCAGGGCGATTTCGCGGCCGCGCTGACTAGCCCCCTTGCCCACGCTGTCGAGTCGGCTCGTCTCGAGGCCGAACTCGGCTTCCCCCTGGCGTTTCCCGAGGTCGGTGCCCCGTTCGGCGTGCGTTACGGCGCCGGCATCCTGCCCGAGCATGCCTTGACCCACGCCTACGCCGCTTGGCGGATCGGAAAACTCGGCCGCTTCGACCGGGTGGTCGAGATCGGCGGCGGCTTCGGCGGGCTGGCTTGGTTCCTGCGCCACCCCGACCGGCACTACACGATCCTCGATCTTCCCTTCACCAACGTGCTCCAGGGATGGTTCCTGCTGAAAGCGGGCCTCGACGTGTCCCTCGCCGGCGAGCCGGACGCCGCGATCCGGGTCCGGCCGTGGTGGGAGATCGAGCGGAACGAGCGCTACGATCTGGCGATCAACCAAGATTCGCTGCCGGAAATGCCGCCGGAGACGGCCGCCATGTATATCGCGCGTATCCGCGCCATCGCGCCGCTGTTCTACTCGATCAATCAGGAGGCGGCGGCACCGAACACCGAGGCTTTCCGGCAGACCATCGTCGCCGACCTGGTTGCGCGGGACGGTGGCTACCGCAGGCTGGACCGGCATCTGTTCTGGATGCGTGACGGCTACGTCGAGGAGATCTACGCTCGACGCTGAACGGGTTGCCTTGCGAGGACAGGGTATCCGACGACGACTGCTGACGGTTGTACCAGCCCAGTCGGAACGGGCTCTTGCCCGCGTGCCTTGCGCGGCGCTAAACACGAGCGCAGCAACCGAACCCAAATCCATCAAGGGTTTGGCCGGCATCCGGATCGGACAGGGCCGTGCTCCGGCAGGGCGCGCGTGAATGGTCCCAAAGAAACGACGGCTGCCCCGCGCCGCCTGGAGAGGAGTACATCGTCGGATGGCTGCAGACGCCGAGTTTCTCATCGACCGCCGCCGTCTGCGCCGCAAGCTCACGCTATGGCGGCTGCTCGGCATCGGTGCCGCCATCGTCGCCGTCGGTGCGTTGGGCTAC contains:
- a CDS encoding pirin family protein, producing MSWHSADDPIPGDHFSCDAIRTLIVPRSRDLGSFAVRRALPSTECRMVGPFIFFDQMGPSEFLLGQGMDVRPHPHIGLSTVTYLFDGEIMHRDSLGTELPIRPGELNWMTAGRGITHSERTAPTLRQTGSRLFGIQSWVALSARDEENAPAFEHYEAAALPVLTGEGKTVRLIAGEAFGARSPVRTSSPMVYADVMLEAGAALPLDPTYDERAIYTVAGAIEIAGDGFGPGQLLVFRPGDRISVRATEAARFMVLGGEPMDGPRHLWWNFVSSRPERIAQAKEDWRQGRFDTVPNDAEFIPLPEDPPPVRYP
- a CDS encoding monovalent cation:proton antiporter-2 (CPA2) family protein, which produces MAIEASGAASELVQVVSLLAAGVVAVPLFKRLGLGSVLGYLVAGLAIGPFGVGLFNDAHAILHVAELGVVMFLFIIGLEMEPSRLWGMRREIFGLGLAQVGACIAALTLVGVAMGFPVVVAFVAGTGFVLTSTAIVMQLLEERGSLSTPKGQRIVAILLLEDLAIVPLLAAVALLAPGGAETSGTERAIAVAIALASVAALVAAGRWLLNPLFRLLAAAKAREVMTAAALLVVLGSALAMQLGGLSMAMGAFLAGVLLSESSFRHQLEADVEPFRGILLGLFFLGVGMSLDLAVIAANWGLILMSVAAYMAVKSVVIYGVARALRTQHAEALERTALMAQGGEFAFVLYAAAASAGIIDGTTNAILTATVILSMAITPLTVIAFDRLGPKATASTDGVEAPEDLVGSALIVGFGRFGQIVSQPLISRGCSVSIIDTNADNIRLAEGFGFKVYYGDGARLDILRAAGAATARAILICIDDRAMAKRIAELAKAEFPLVPVLARARDREHAVELIEAGVAYQMRETLESAFALGEQALVTIGADPDAAGEIMAEVRRRDAERLDLQVVGGIYAGRELIRGNASLPTHGHG
- a CDS encoding cytochrome c biogenesis CcdA family protein yields the protein MASHLGFAFLAGLLSVLSPCVLPLLPLVLGAAVAEHRLGAVALAAGLALSFVAIGLFIATIGFAIGLDGDRFRAIGAVLLVLLGLVLIVPAAQNRFAVAAGPLSNWAEGKFGGVSTAGLAGQFAVGLLLGAVWSPCVGPTLGAASLLAAQGRNLGGVAVTMLVFGLGAALPLVALGMLSREVLIRWRARMMDVGKGLKLTLGVILIVTGALILAGYDRALETTLVDASPDWLTALTTRF
- the rpsA gene encoding 30S ribosomal protein S1 encodes the protein MSAGLNASSSAREDFAALLEESFLQHEITEGSVVKGTVVGIEKDVAVIDIGAKTEGRVPLKEFTGPGREGELKVGDEVEVYVDRIENALGEAVISRDKARREESWVKLEKAFEANERVTGTIFNQVKGGYTVDLDGAVAFLPRSQVDIRPVRDVTPLLGTPQPFQILKMDRRRGNIVVSRRTVLEESRAEQRSELVANLEEGQVIDGVVKNITEYGAFVDLGGIDGLLHVTDMAWRRVNHPSEVVTIGQTVKVKIIKINHETHRISLGIKQLLADPWEGIAARYPEEAKLKGRVTNITDYGAFVELEPGIEGLIHVSEMSWTKKNVHPGKIVSTSQEVEVQILEVDSVKRRISLGLKQTLQNPWDAFAEKHPVGSEVEGEVKNKTEFGLFIGLEGDVDGMVHLSDLDWNRPGEQVIEEFKKGDMVRAQVLDVDVEKERISLGVKQLGGDPFAEAGEVKKGQIVTCEVVEVKDSGLEVKLVDTDMQTFIRRAELARDRGDQRPERFAAGEKFDARVIQFDRKARRVQVSIKALEVAEEKEAMAQFGSADSGASLGDILGAAFNKKKGGDEE
- a CDS encoding DNA-3-methyladenine glycosylase family protein, with the protein product MLDADIYERMLGTAATVAAPLRAAIAAIGPIEIAPPAHASLAERLFVEVVNQQLSTKAALSIWTRIEAAAAAQDGTPRDLFVPGTEALLRGCGVSANKVRALHAIREAEEAGRLGPELATLPHAARSAVLRRIRGVGPWTADMAGIFHFLDPDIWPVGDVAAVGVLRRLAGDDDTVAVAAQFAPYRSILARYMWRSRDAAPVAA
- a CDS encoding putative sugar O-methyltransferase, whose amino-acid sequence is MAVEAGLVASAEEHYSVFGRREGRPFEVPSATDELGGGIAGPWTYRYPYRTWPEMQAIAFAVPRPGPEDDAIARRLIAAWQSGAGRAPVQADSEGMWAARSRGFPDFHHALQNGDAAALAGLLNNLFQSHLAHGIAMGRTMATLARHAPTPFAASWFDRLLRLSEAVGLAPIRSPEQGDFAAALTSPLAHAVESARLEAELGFPLAFPEVGAPFGVRYGAGILPEHALTHAYAAWRIGKLGRFDRVVEIGGGFGGLAWFLRHPDRHYTILDLPFTNVLQGWFLLKAGLDVSLAGEPDAAIRVRPWWEIERNERYDLAINQDSLPEMPPETAAMYIARIRAIAPLFYSINQEAAAPNTEAFRQTIVADLVARDGGYRRLDRHLFWMRDGYVEEIYARR
- the rlmB gene encoding 23S rRNA (guanosine(2251)-2'-O)-methyltransferase RlmB, yielding MTPPRDRPAKPYGFRPRPRTQPPGPAAREGRDHVVLYGWHPVSQALANAGRHFHRLLATENALARLKEAGVELPIEPEMVRPSAIDRLLGPDAVHQGLYAEAEPLAAPALDAMPDDALLLALDQITDPHNVGAIVRTAAAFGVTAIVTTARHSPNATGVLAKSASGGLEHVPLVIVRNLAEALITLGERGFTRIGLDSDAGTTLEAVGPRRPAVLVLGAEGKGLRQRTTECCDVLVRIEAAGAIRSLNVSNAAAITLYALTRSTGTPA